In one window of Streptomyces sp. FXJ1.172 DNA:
- a CDS encoding FAD/NAD(P)-binding protein — MSETQLEVCVIGAGPRGLSVLERLCANARERALGTEVVVHLVDPCRPGAGRVWRTDQSHLLLMNTVASQVTLFTDPSVRMAGELAPGPSLYEWARAIALMGDPAGDDTALDDQVLAEARDLTPDAYPTRAFYGHYLRWVFARVVRTAPEHVGIVVHPLRAVRLQERPDGRQCVTLANGTRIDGLDAVVMAQGHVPVHADETQTQLAAFAREHSLTYVPPVNPADIDLSHVAPGEKVALRGLGLAFFDHMVQFTVGRGGTFERTEGAGLVYHPSGREPVLYAGSRRGVPYHSRGANQKGAHGRHEPLLLTPARIAGLRAAAGRGGVDFVRDLWPLIAKEAETVYYTALLTRRSCVCVGRSFRDDSLATGWDTPEETAVLDRYGIAPAERWDWRRIARPYGDQALSDPGQWRSWLLGALRRDVAESALGNVDGPLKSALDVLRDLRNEIRLVIDHGGLTGSSHREHLERWYTPLNAFLSIGPPPSRIEEMTALIESGVLRVLGPGMRVDTDGQAGVFVVDSAEVPGSRAAVTCLVEARLPEPDLRRTTDPLLRHLAATGQCRPFVVADAEHGDHETGGVSVTRRPYHLVAADGRPHPRRFAYGVPTESVHWVTAAGVRPGVDSVTLGDSDAIALALLALAAPAPAPVAPEGSAPPVTPGPRPRQEPARTARQETE, encoded by the coding sequence GTGAGCGAAACGCAGCTCGAAGTCTGCGTCATCGGTGCCGGCCCCCGCGGCCTGTCGGTCCTCGAGCGGCTGTGCGCCAACGCCCGCGAACGCGCCCTGGGCACCGAGGTCGTGGTCCACCTCGTCGACCCCTGCCGGCCCGGCGCCGGCCGGGTGTGGCGCACCGACCAGTCACACCTCCTGCTGATGAACACCGTCGCCTCCCAGGTGACCCTGTTCACCGACCCGAGCGTCCGGATGGCGGGTGAACTCGCGCCCGGACCCAGCCTCTACGAGTGGGCGCGCGCCATCGCGCTCATGGGCGACCCGGCGGGCGACGACACCGCCCTCGACGACCAGGTGCTCGCCGAGGCCCGCGACCTGACGCCCGACGCGTATCCGACGCGCGCGTTCTACGGCCACTACCTGCGCTGGGTGTTCGCCCGAGTGGTGCGCACCGCCCCGGAGCACGTCGGCATCGTCGTCCACCCCCTGCGCGCGGTGCGGCTCCAGGAGCGGCCGGACGGCCGCCAGTGCGTGACGCTCGCCAACGGCACCCGCATCGACGGCCTGGACGCCGTGGTGATGGCCCAGGGCCACGTCCCGGTGCACGCGGACGAGACACAGACGCAACTGGCCGCCTTCGCCCGGGAGCACTCCCTCACCTACGTCCCTCCGGTCAACCCGGCCGACATCGACCTGTCCCACGTGGCACCCGGCGAGAAGGTCGCCCTGCGCGGACTCGGCCTCGCCTTCTTCGACCACATGGTGCAGTTCACCGTCGGCCGCGGCGGCACGTTCGAGCGCACCGAGGGCGCAGGGCTGGTCTACCACCCCTCGGGCCGCGAACCGGTCCTGTACGCGGGCTCGCGCCGGGGGGTGCCGTACCACTCCCGCGGCGCCAACCAGAAGGGCGCCCACGGCCGGCACGAACCGCTGCTGCTCACCCCTGCCAGGATCGCCGGGCTGCGGGCGGCCGCCGGGCGGGGCGGAGTCGACTTCGTGCGCGACCTGTGGCCGCTGATCGCCAAGGAGGCCGAGACCGTCTACTACACGGCACTGCTGACCCGCCGCTCGTGCGTGTGCGTGGGCCGCTCGTTTCGCGACGACAGCCTCGCCACCGGCTGGGACACCCCCGAGGAGACCGCCGTACTCGACCGGTACGGGATCGCGCCCGCCGAGCGCTGGGACTGGCGGCGCATCGCCCGCCCCTACGGCGACCAGGCCCTCTCCGACCCCGGTCAGTGGCGGTCCTGGCTCCTCGGCGCACTGCGGCGCGACGTCGCCGAGTCGGCGCTGGGCAACGTGGACGGCCCCCTCAAGTCCGCCCTCGACGTGCTCAGGGACCTGCGCAACGAGATCCGCCTCGTCATCGACCACGGCGGACTCACCGGCTCCTCGCACCGCGAGCATCTCGAGCGCTGGTACACGCCGCTGAACGCGTTCCTGTCCATCGGCCCGCCGCCCAGCCGCATCGAGGAGATGACCGCGCTCATCGAGTCGGGCGTCCTGCGCGTCCTCGGTCCCGGCATGCGCGTGGACACTGACGGACAGGCCGGGGTGTTCGTCGTCGACTCGGCCGAGGTGCCCGGATCCCGGGCCGCGGTGACCTGCCTGGTGGAGGCCCGGTTGCCCGAGCCGGACCTGCGCCGGACCACGGATCCGCTGCTGCGCCACCTGGCCGCCACCGGCCAGTGCCGCCCCTTCGTGGTGGCCGACGCCGAGCACGGGGACCACGAGACGGGCGGTGTGTCCGTCACCAGGCGTCCCTACCACCTGGTGGCGGCCGACGGCCGGCCGCATCCGCGCCGCTTCGCCTACGGAGTCCCGACCGAGTCCGTCCACTGGGTGACCGCCGCGGGCGTGCGGCCCGGGGTCGACTCCGTGACGCTCGGCGACTCCGACGCGATCGCGCTGGCCCTGCTCGCCCTGGCCGCCCCCGCCCCTGCCCCCGTCGCCCCGGAGGGATCGGCACCACCGGTCACCCCGGGCCCGCGCCCCCGCCAGGAGCCCGCCCGCACGGCCCGTCAGGAGACCGAGTGA
- a CDS encoding acyl-CoA dehydrogenase family protein, which produces MRESELTEDHRDFRAMVRDFVEHEIVPHHAAWERAGLVDREVWRGAGKLGLLGIDVPEEYGGGGVRDFRYQVIISEEIMRVGATGVGFALHNDVVAPYLLGLATDEQKRRWLPGFCSGELITAIAMTEPEAGSDLQSVRATAYPDGDDYVLKGAKTFITNGIHADLVIVVARTRPGRGARGLSLLVVERGMPGFTRGRKLEKIGMAAQDTAELFFDDVRVPAANLLGRPGHAFLHLAANLPQERLGIAAYAVAAAETAFTQTLEYCKSRTAFGQPIGAFQHVRFELAEMATELDVARTYVDRAVAEHNAGRLDAVAAAKAKWWATDVQRRVLDRCVQLHGGYGYMRETPVARAFVDNRVHPIYGGTNEIMKEIIGRDLGV; this is translated from the coding sequence GTGCGCGAGAGCGAACTCACCGAGGACCACCGCGACTTCCGGGCGATGGTGCGCGACTTCGTGGAACACGAGATAGTGCCGCACCACGCCGCCTGGGAGCGCGCCGGACTCGTCGACCGCGAGGTGTGGCGCGGCGCCGGCAAGCTCGGGCTGCTCGGCATCGACGTACCCGAGGAGTACGGCGGCGGCGGGGTGCGCGACTTCCGCTACCAGGTCATCATCAGCGAGGAGATCATGCGCGTGGGCGCGACCGGCGTCGGCTTCGCGCTGCACAACGACGTGGTCGCCCCCTACCTCCTCGGCCTCGCCACCGACGAGCAGAAGCGGCGCTGGCTGCCGGGTTTCTGCTCCGGCGAGCTGATCACCGCCATCGCGATGACGGAGCCGGAGGCCGGCAGCGACCTGCAGTCCGTCCGTGCCACCGCGTATCCCGACGGCGACGACTACGTCCTCAAGGGCGCCAAGACGTTCATCACCAACGGCATCCACGCCGACCTGGTGATCGTGGTGGCCCGCACCCGGCCCGGCCGGGGCGCGCGCGGCCTGAGCCTGCTCGTGGTCGAGCGCGGCATGCCCGGCTTCACCCGCGGCCGCAAGCTCGAGAAGATCGGCATGGCCGCGCAGGACACCGCCGAGCTGTTCTTCGACGACGTCCGGGTCCCCGCCGCCAACCTGCTCGGCCGCCCCGGCCACGCCTTCCTGCACCTGGCGGCCAACCTCCCGCAGGAACGCCTCGGCATCGCCGCCTACGCGGTGGCCGCCGCCGAGACCGCCTTCACCCAGACCCTCGAGTACTGCAAGAGCCGTACCGCCTTCGGGCAGCCGATCGGCGCCTTCCAGCACGTCCGCTTCGAACTCGCCGAGATGGCCACCGAGTTGGACGTCGCCCGCACCTACGTCGACCGGGCCGTCGCCGAACACAACGCGGGCCGCCTCGACGCGGTCGCCGCCGCCAAGGCCAAGTGGTGGGCCACCGACGTCCAGCGCCGGGTGCTCGACCGCTGCGTCCAACTGCACGGCGGCTACGGCTACATGCGCGAGACCCCGGTGGCCAGGGCGTTCGTCGACAACCGTGTGCACCCCATCTACGGCGGCACGAACGAGATCATGAAGGAGATCATCGGCCGCGATCTCGGCGTCTGA
- a CDS encoding PaaI family thioesterase — MLETTPPPARPTRLRGLAPAGADTSGRRVLAGLADGTVADPPAARTLALPPATSWLPGLITCETAFDEQLTLTPGVVFGGWIACLVDHFAGLVMLSAIPNGSGFLTAGLSVAYHAPLVPGPVTIETELTSCSSRRAVAEVRFVQHGTRACTGTVEQIIHRTAPAAAGRTAG, encoded by the coding sequence ATGCTCGAGACCACCCCGCCACCTGCTCGTCCCACCCGGCTGCGCGGGCTCGCGCCCGCCGGTGCGGACACCAGCGGACGCCGTGTGCTCGCCGGCCTGGCCGACGGCACGGTGGCCGATCCGCCGGCGGCCCGTACGCTCGCCCTGCCGCCCGCGACCTCGTGGCTGCCGGGCCTGATCACCTGTGAGACCGCGTTCGACGAGCAGCTGACCCTCACCCCGGGCGTCGTCTTCGGCGGCTGGATCGCCTGCCTGGTCGACCACTTCGCCGGGCTGGTGATGCTGTCGGCGATCCCGAACGGCTCCGGGTTCCTCACCGCCGGGCTGTCCGTCGCCTACCACGCCCCGCTGGTGCCCGGACCCGTCACCATCGAGACGGAGCTGACCAGTTGCTCCTCCCGCCGCGCCGTCGCCGAGGTCCGCTTCGTCCAGCACGGCACCCGTGCCTGCACCGGCACCGTGGAGCAGATCATCCACCGCACGGCGCCGGCCGCGGCCGGCCGGACGGCGGGGTGA
- a CDS encoding diiron oxygenase, whose amino-acid sequence MTTTDYTRPEVLTDLAGEWAVPVHGNAVIQWDYDQRNDKLVRLYKQGKQRQWDMDERLDWDHEVDPDDPLGLPDEFISIAGSKLWDRLPESERRVVRRHSSGWLYSQFLHSEQAALIAVGKILLTVQDLDSKLYAATQMMDEARHVEGFNRFLHTKIGLRYGLSPSISAMFEQAMREPRWDFGVLAAHILVENMGLATFGVHRERLKDPLARAFSAYVARDEARHVAFGRLLLREYYPQLSEAELKEREDFVVEGCWALRDRYVDDEIWNTLGYGEEAVRASRRSPAKREFRRLVFMRIVPGLKEIGMFGPRVQEALAKMGVLGFHEVDEEALRALDDQAAVDALTRSEMELRRRDIQQVADLGGAAASDAVAPAP is encoded by the coding sequence ATGACCACCACCGACTACACCCGTCCCGAGGTCCTGACGGACCTCGCCGGCGAGTGGGCCGTCCCGGTGCACGGCAACGCCGTCATCCAGTGGGACTACGACCAGCGCAACGACAAGCTCGTGCGGCTGTACAAGCAGGGCAAGCAGCGGCAGTGGGACATGGACGAACGGCTCGACTGGGACCACGAGGTGGACCCGGACGACCCGCTCGGCCTGCCCGACGAGTTCATCTCCATCGCCGGGTCCAAGCTGTGGGACCGCCTGCCCGAGAGCGAGCGGCGCGTCGTGCGCCGGCACAGCAGCGGCTGGCTGTACTCGCAGTTCCTGCACTCCGAGCAGGCCGCGCTGATCGCGGTCGGCAAGATCCTGCTCACCGTGCAGGACCTCGACTCCAAGCTGTACGCGGCCACCCAGATGATGGACGAGGCCCGCCACGTGGAGGGCTTCAACCGCTTCCTGCACACCAAGATCGGCCTGCGGTACGGGCTGTCGCCGTCGATCTCCGCGATGTTCGAGCAGGCGATGCGCGAACCGCGCTGGGACTTCGGGGTGCTGGCGGCGCACATCCTCGTGGAGAACATGGGCCTGGCCACGTTCGGCGTGCACCGTGAGCGGCTGAAGGATCCGCTGGCGCGGGCGTTCAGCGCGTACGTCGCCCGGGACGAGGCCCGGCACGTGGCCTTCGGGCGGCTGCTGCTGCGGGAGTACTACCCGCAGCTGTCCGAGGCGGAGCTCAAGGAACGCGAGGACTTCGTCGTCGAGGGCTGCTGGGCACTGCGCGACCGGTACGTCGACGACGAGATCTGGAACACGCTGGGGTACGGCGAGGAGGCGGTCAGGGCGTCGCGGCGCTCGCCCGCCAAGCGGGAGTTCCGGCGCCTGGTCTTCATGCGGATCGTGCCCGGTCTGAAGGAGATCGGGATGTTCGGGCCGCGGGTGCAGGAGGCGCTGGCCAAGATGGGCGTCCTCGGCTTCCACGAGGTGGACGAGGAGGCGCTGCGCGCCCTCGACGACCAGGCCGCCGTCGACGCCCTGACCCGCAGCGAGATGGAGCTGCGCCGCCGCGACATCCAGCAGGTCGCCGACCTCGGCGGTGCCGCCGCGTCCGACGCCGTGGCGCCCGCCCCCTGA